The window GTCCACATCTTAACCCTACTGAAAAAGTGTGGTGGTTTTTAAAGAACCGTATTTTTGCTAATAGGTGTTATGCATCTTTAGATGACATCATGCAAATAATACATAACTTTTTTGTTAAGCTTAAACCGGTAAAGATATTGCAGCTTGCACCTGTAAATATTTAAACTGGTTCCGGCTTATTACTTAAGTAATACTATCTTGGTAAATTGACTAATAAATATATATATGATGATACTACGGCCTGTCGAAAAGTGATTATTCCATCCTTTAACAGACCGGCATAGTTGCTAATAGAAGCATTATTACAGTTGAAATATTCTCAACTGAGTTCCCTTGCTTAATCAATTGTTATTGCCTTATTTGAATAAGCCTAGTCATCACCAATTATATACTTATGCCACCGACAAATAAGGTCGGGAACATACATTCTGCCTTATCTGATATAATTGCTTAGCATATTTTCCGCTTCTTTCATTATTTCCTTCCTCAGTTTCTCAGGGTACAGCACCTCAGCATGTCTGCCAAAGCCGAGGACCCATCGCTTTACTTCACCCAGTCCTGATACGGTCATGCGCAGGATAATTGAACCATCATCCTGGGGCTCAATCTTTTGCGTATGGTGCCATCGTCTTTCCCGTACCCACCTTGACTGGTGCCGGTCAAAACGAATACATACTTCTTGACTTTCTTCTCCTGTCTCTATCCCTAATGCGCTGGACAAATAGTCTTCTAAAACAAAGCCTTCCGACATCTTGAAGGGCTCCTTAGTATTCTTCAAGTCAAGTATCCTGTCCAATGCAAATATCCTAATTGCTTCTCTCAAATTGCAGTATCCAATCAGATACCATGCCCCTTGGTGATACCTAAGGTGATACGGGTCGACATACCGTTCGTTTATTTTATCACTGCTTGCACTGTAATACCTCAACCACACTTTTGTTTTATTCTCTATTGCAGAAGCAAGCCTGCTGTAGTTTTGCACCACCCTTTCTTCGTCACCCCTCAAAGGCTTGATATCGAAGGACACTATATCGTATATAGAGGACAAATCAACTATATCATCCTCCGGTATTGCCGCCAGTATCTTTTCAAATGCATTTCGGATGGTATTCTCAAAAGGCGTGCCCATAAACTGAGACAAAAGCCTTTGCCCCAAAAACAAAGTAATAAGCTCCTCTTCAGTAATGCTAAGGGGCGGCAGCTGAAACCCCTCTTTCTCATAGTAGTAGCCTTTTTTTGAATGGCAATAACAGATAGGCGCGCCTAACCGATCGCGCATGTGCTCAATATCGCGTTCAACGGTTCTGGTGCTTACTTCAAATTTTTCTGCGATTTCGGAAATCCGCGGGTAGCGATTTGTGCTTAGGAGTTTGTGGATATGATATATGCGGGCA is drawn from Bacillota bacterium and contains these coding sequences:
- a CDS encoding transcriptional regulator: MASGNNSRATAFSRAHYARIYHIHKLLSTNRYPRISEIAEKFEVSTRTVERDIEHMRDRLGAPICYCHSKKGYYYEKEGFQLPPLSITEEELITLFLGQRLLSQFMGTPFENTIRNAFEKILAAIPEDDIVDLSSIYDIVSFDIKPLRGDEERVVQNYSRLASAIENKTKVWLRYYSASSDKINERYVDPYHLRYHQGAWYLIGYCNLREAIRIFALDRILDLKNTKEPFKMSEGFVLEDYLSSALGIETGEESQEVCIRFDRHQSRWVRERRWHHTQKIEPQDDGSIILRMTVSGLGEVKRWVLGFGRHAEVLYPEKLRKEIMKEAENMLSNYIR